TCGTCTAAATACTCTGATTGGGACAGGTGGCTTGGAAATATTTATCCCAATCAACATCCCAAGTAAAGCAAAGCAGGAAATGAACAGAGTTGTTGATGAGCTACTGGCATTCATAACCAGCATTATTGAAAGTCATCGTAAAAACTTTGACACGGATAACTTGAATGACGTAATCGATTTGTGGTTGAATGAGATACGGCTTCACAAATCCGATGATCCTAATTCTTTCCGAAATCCAGATAATATGCCCGGAcaaattttacttcttttctTAGCGGGAACAGACACAACTTCAAATACACTTCGATGGGGCAGTCAATACCTTGTCCGATATCCGGAGGTGCAGTATCGCATACATCGCGAAATCGATAGGGTAGTAGGTCGTAACCGGTTACCAAAGCTGGATGATAAGCTGAATCTTCCTTACACACAAGCCGTTATTGCGGAGATTCATCGAATCATTTCACTCTTACCGTTGTCTGCATTTCATGTAGCAGGAGACACGACAACTTTCCGTGGTTATACCATCCAGAAGAATAGTGTGGTGATTTCTAACATGTATGCAGTGATGCACAGCCCTGAAATATGGGGAGACCCAGAAGAGTTTAGACCAGAACGCTTCTTGGACGAAGAGGGTAACTTCCGAGAAACGGATGAATTGATTCCTTTTGGAGTAGGTATGTATATTAATGCAAGTAAAGTCTCAAGCGCTTTGATATTGAATGTGGCGCAATATTAACATAACTAACCAAGAGGGAATATTTCGATGTACATTAGCTTTTAAAGCCTCCACAGTAGCGTCACCAGAGTGTgacagattatgataatatgatattaaattgtattatttaccAACTACCCCCCGGCTACCCCATCCCTCCCCGCCCTACACCCGGGACAACTGGACATGCTGGACGACTGCACCTGTTCCCTCTCGGAACAATCAGTAAATGTTTCGAAATATGCAAAGAGCATTGCCCACATATTAAGTGAACAATTTGAACTGGCTACACCCTGCGTATAATGTTCTCATTTCATCAGCCCCCTTCAGACCTAAACTAAGATGTGGATATATACAACACACCTATTATAACAACTATTTTGGAGTTATATTATATAAACCATAcgttgtatttttatattaacTATGTATACCATAATAAAGCATATTATATTATCATTTTCGATTTCAGGGCGCCGGATTTGTCTGGGAGAAGCTCTCGCGAGACAAgaactcttcatcttcttcaccCATGTTCTGCATCAGTTCAAGTTTGAGAAGACATCTGAGGACGCACCGATGCCTACATTAGAACCTATTGAAGGAGTTGTCACTCACCCTGAAAAGTACAAACTTAGGGTCATTAAACGTGATGAATAAACaagttacagacttgacatttaatatggaatatttttcgcaaagttccaagtctggtctggacggagtctgcatagaccgcacgtgctaaatattaattggggtgttacgggagatggtgtaaaataattgtttgatagaaaatgtgctttcgatatgtttacattatggtactcataatgtagcgaatttgcctaaaatggccgatttagggaggctgaatttgagctttgtgggggacacaatttcggactttatgaaacgtggttctgttattatcaaagtTTGAGGGGATATTttttaaacttcgtcagcaactggcattcatcacagctaaaATATACTTACAatataccaagtttttgaacaggggcgGAGcttaaaatagggctcttaaaagctgtacgaactcagaaagtttgaatggcctctggggccaaatgttataaacttacggtacaaaaacaactgtgcggattcctggttgtccaatgaactcacactgtttctttgtgtaaagtaggtttataacatttggccccaggggacaattcaaattttctgagtgcataccactttatagcgccatattttgtaaagctcctcccactttcaaaactggcagatcaaggtgcatttcagttctgacgaacacttattggtatttaggttcaaaaACATTGCCTCAaatctcaataaatttgataatatcagaataatgttgctcaatttcagaaattttttcaaattcagtctccttaaatccgccattttaggctaatttactacattatggacgccataatgtaaactaatggaaagcacattttctgtcaaacaattaatctcccgacacaccccaattaatatttagcccgtgccgtttatgcagacctctaccagaccagtcttggaattttgcgaaaaagtattccatagtAAATGTCAAGTATGTATTTTCTCTTTGAAGGTTTAACTTAGAAGCATTGTGGTCTTTGTAAAAAGCCTTTTTAGGGAATCCTTTTTAGGGAATGATAGAagcgtatcagggtcagttgtctgaGTGGGCCAAGACAAACAAATTCCGGTGGGCATCATTTTAGGTCCGGTTATTGTGAGTGAGCGCGAAGCATGAAACATTTTTCAAttgtaactattttttttttagattaacgtaaatttttcacaatttctcttttttcaggagatataagcataaaaaaattgcaacgagtgtcaacttgtaatgtaataattattcttttagaatggagttaaacttgtttttgcaatagatatgccctttaacatGAATGCAGAAATTGTTGTTCAGCGTGTTTAGAAAGCATGGGACAAAACCATTTCTGTTGCGACGTCAAATGCATTTTATCATGGCTTGAATCATcagtttatttaagctaacgtcAGTCCGTCTTCTCGTCATTTGTACACAATTCTTTGAAAGGTCAACATGAATGTTCCTGCTACTAATCCTCACCGGTGTTCCCTGTGTGAGAGAGGGTTCACTCGCAAATTCGATCTAAGGCGACATGAGAAAATTGTACATCCAGAAGAAGAGTCTGAACAGGAGGAAGGTGATTCAGAAGTAGATGATATGAACTGGGATGATTCACAAGTAAATGACAACCTTGAATCCGAAGCTTCTGAAGTATATGAATCTGAATCTGAGGAGGAGTCATCGGGTGAACAGATAAGCGATGAACTGGAAGACAACGCTACGTATCGAGAATGGTACGCACAAGCCATGGAAACCACTGAAGAGTTGAGAgctgaaaaatatgaaaagtacATTGCAGAGGGATTGGATCCAGAACAGGCTAAGGAGAAAGCATACACGAAGACCCTGTGGGCTGTTAAACGTGCCTTTTTCAACcaatttacaacatttttatgGAGTTTTGCGCATTTGAAAGATGATGACCTGTATCGAGAAATCACGGATGAACTCGAAGACAAAATGGACTATGGTGCGGATATTCACACAGCAATCAAAAGAGTGGTGGCTAAGTATCAAGCCAAATTTGATGGCCTTTTCCTGTACGATGAAGATGCGGATGAAGAAATGGAAGCTGATGATGAAGACAGCGTGTGAAAAAggaaccaaaattgttttagcaccaccatcaccatcaccaaacTATACTTTATACTCTACATTAATACgataaaatatttaacaaacagcataataaaatctaatatgtgttacaaagtacatttgacgAATATTAATACCAACATTAAACCATCGAGTAACGCTTACAAAGAGCTTTTGAATatctataataaaatgaaaataaaaaatatgaaaaatatatatatcttcttATATCGTACTTTATTATGTGTTGTTGTTTGGGTCTATTTCATAACATATTTAGAATTTAGGCAATTATAATAGAACTTATGTGCTCACCCTAAATCTCGTCCACTCACACTTCCAAGTAGATCACCGAGACAGTCGGTCCAATAGTTCTTCCAATTAATTAGAGCGATTATCACAATACAACTAATTCACCCTATTAATCAGTTTCCCCTGGGCCCAGTTCAGTCAGTGTTCTGCCTATGGTCGTATTATACATGATCATAGGCCTGTAAATGACATTGACTTCTATATATCTTCAAATACGTTTTGGATTTGACTAAAAAATCTAACCGAGTAGGGGCTTGTCTTCATCATTAATGTTAGACCCGCTTTTGATTCATATCCTCTAAATATCGGTTCAAATGATTTACATCATATGGTGTTCACCAACTACACCCCAACCGGACGCCCTCCTTTAACCGCTCATCATCACCAACTGCACCCCAACTAAATGCCCTCCTTTGTGACCGTCGACCGCTCATCACCACCAACTACacgccccaccccaccccccaacCGGACATCCTCCTTTAACCACTACAATGTACACTACATTCTTCCAAATCAAATAGGgaaacaaaattaaatataacAGATAGAAGCCACAGTGCCAATTATGTGATACTGTACACAACTATGGATAAATCTTATCTGTATCGGTATATCCTGTTTAACTGGTCATTTTCCACTGACCACTATGACCCAGAGGGAAGTTATTAATTGGGTGTGGTCTGGGTGTTTTGGGAGAACTCTATGTATTTAACTTGGAGGAACAATTAATTAAGGATACAACTATGGGAAAATCTGACTATATTACTCTGTTTAACTGGATTTATTCCATTGACCACTATAATAACCCATACATGCCATATGGAAATTGGAAATTTGTAattggaggggggagggggtactgGTTGTCTTGGGAGAAGTCTTACTTGGAGAAACGATTAATTAAGGTGTTGGTAGAATTGCTAATACAGAGATTGATATAGATAGCCCAGTAATGGACGAGATATAACTCTAGGGAAGTTAATTAACGCAAAATGATAATACTATTGGCTTAATGAATGGGTGATCTCTATAAACGTCCATTTTCTACCGTCCCGAATATGGACGAGGATGACCTCATCTGACCACGTCAATATCCATGATGTTTCCGTAAGACTAATATGGCCGAACGGTTCACACGCCTAAAAAGTTAGACCGGTTTTAAAGACAACTATGTCTATGAAAGTTGATACGATGTCCCAAATTAGTGGTGTCCCGGAAATATGACATTATCAGGCTGAACAGAAAACTTTGCCCTATACAGACCTACTGTACTactagaggatgctaggatcacgaaatcctcctttaagcaatCGGCGCAAATTacccacatgatgcagtcatgtctacagtagaattcatctcgacctttgcaggacttaaccccattaaaagctattaaaccaagataacactcattgaaacagctcaactgattaaatcggatcttctctggttgtgcacaagtgactgttttcatgtgcgatatcgcaataaagctggtattcatagcttcagttgggtaaccgattataaaggaaacgaaaggaagcaatgttatgtgtggctttgttcacgaaatcagacaatgtcgtgctttttgataaaccagcattcttgaaaatgagcaacataatgatttttgacttaacacggtttagaaataatttcttcatatttttggtgttatctgtcgtttacatgtccttcctaaaacacaaaagtacgaccctctccaaacacctaaattagctaaaaatttaggacatgttacaaaactttattttctagaacctatttagaataatttaaatgtagcttttaccggtttttttgtggcatccttcagaagtgagtggtccgataccaatattttcggtcaaatctccattcaaataacacggggagttggctagctatgccttgccctcactcatattttacaaaagtgcgaccatttctgaacatctaacctagctgtaattttaggtcatgttagagaaatatatttgctagaagttttggagaataaataaaatattggctggttatttttcacacagtgatgttaactaggcaagtgtccattctcccaacatacatcatttgtaggggtcacgcgtcaatggtgagagcactgtgtattgtgtataggaaaacggacagtaactgcagtatgattcgtTCTTATTTCACTCCACTCGAACGACATATTCACTAAACCATTTCCAGCATATGTTTCACTCGACCGGGATAAGAGGCGTGGCCTGTCCACGTGACATAAACCCACTTGTACCGAATTCGCTTAATGCCTGTAGGGTACACTCATGGGTCAGTTCTCAAATTAAAGCTTGTCTAGAGCAACAATTGTGACATAATAAATATGACTGACACTAAATATGtgaaattaaatatattaatttttaaaaattaaaacaaacataaGACGTAAAAGTAAAGTTACTACACTGATTGGCAAACggcgtcactatgtgaaacggaagatttgggggtttcagcacgtttttttttttttttcgcacgtacaccactatgtgaaacggagcaTATCAGTGGTGTAGCGTCGATTTGAAAAGTTAACACATatggttaaaaatatgaaaatggccggaaaacggcttgtgccacccccgtCAGACCCGATGCCATCATGGTCGGTATCCCCCCGATCACTCACGCTACGGCACCGGAGCAAATCGGACTTTCAGTGTCTTTTTGTACCTTACGCCACATTGTCCGTCATTATGTGAAACGGGAGATTTTGGGTTTTCGGCTCGTTTCTGAAGCATACGCCACACTATTGACGGATGCTGCTCGTACGTCTGTTTGTGAAACGTAAAATATAGGGTTCTTATGGAATTGGTAACGaaggttaattaattaattaattaattaataaagaaacaagttaattaataaataaataaattaattaattaattaattaattaattaattaattaattaattaattaattaattaattaagtaattaaatatttaataaattaataaaattaattaattaattaattaattaattaataaattcataaattcaTAAATTCATAAATTAATAAAGTATATGGGCTCCCTTCACATGACTGGAATttaaggcacaaactaaaagtggccTCCCATAAAaattccaccagcaaataaggggacggaccttaattcttgttggcaATTTTAgaagagggagctctctatttgtacgtgAAATTTACCCTAATGCAAAGGATCCTACgtgcgccattaggtgaatcAAAACGGTATAACTGTAATACGTATATAATTTATAATGATGTAGATGTATCTTCCTGATTGAGTCCGAACAAAGAATCCATTAATAAAGTGGCCATATCAACAGTACAAGACGTActtatatagttttaaaaaagttaCTCATTTTCAATAATTGTTATGATGTATAAATATATGTAGCTGTAAATACTTCATTCAACGTGTTCAAGTTCAAGCATGTACTAATTTTAGATGAAGAGTGAACTGGAGTTACATCATACAAGATATAAGTACAGATCACTTATCCTTGAGAATCTGATTTCCTGGATAATATACTACCGAAATTAAACACCAAAGAAGAGGATACCAGATTTAATCCCGTTTAGATACTCTCAGTTTGTACGCTTCTGGGTGTGTGACAACCCCGTCGATTGGTTTCAAGGTAGGCATCGGTGCGTTCTCAGATGTCTTCTCAAATTTGAACTGATGCAGAAGATGGgtaaagaagatgaagagttcTTGTCTCGCGAGAGCTTCACCAAGACAAACGCGGCGCCCTATAACGGAAAGGATAATTATTAAAAATACATTTCATTATGGAAAATAGAATATCATAATGAGCATATCTACTGTAACGAAAATGGATTTTCGCTCATTCTctaaaaattggttatttgagctcgtgtgaggcttatggtctatttttgtattgttacacgtacctatctctcttggactagttatcatgatttttataaacaactttgatcaattttgattcgtcctcgatttcgatgttctggtcatgcattaatataagcttactgaatgaagagtattgtattactcaccagtcactgattttgtcgccagattttcatgatccaaattcttttattgtgcaaattaataaaagtttatagcaaagcacaggtggaaatactatcaaaatgacttttattgaaatctgaaatgaatttcagctcaaattaattgatttaaaatgatatgtttcgtgcatattttcgatctgggaaagttttgacttgtttactagttgccAGTTCTTTGTCGATTTTGGGTGTAATTCTCTGAATCTAGTAAAGATTCTGTCAAATTTGCGGCCCTGGCAACTCGCTTTTTATTCTGGAGATCGACCCCGTCTGGGGATGTCTATGGTCGGATTCTCGCTTGTCTGGGTTTGCGCCGCGTTCGTTTTTCATGTTTTCAGTCAATCAGAAACCTTTTCGGTGAGTGAGTTCTCGTGAGCAGAATGTGCTGTTTTCTTGCTCACGAGAAAAGACGATAAATTGCTCGCGAGCAAAGAAAGTATTTTTCTGCTCACTCAACTCTCGTTTTGTGCGCGTTTTCGCGATAAATTGCTCACTATAAAAGCggctgctcgccaaaattgctcactttttggtttgacgctgccaggggcagtcacgcccctggtcagctctgtcacagcagatttgaaatgagactcatcgggcattggaagtgattgccactcactgccgtagcctcgctttccttgacattggttcactaaatttcagcttcgatgtggaagacatttaacgcaatttatgggaactttcagccaaaaatgatggtcaaaatgtagcagacgacatgcagccatgtcattgtcagcagtgtaaagtgggttgtcatcatcgagcctttttcaaggctagcctagctttctccgcttcgtagtttaataatttttggttcccatgaatgcttaattgtctccctcgaaggtaggcctatagaactgcaccattttccgcatctttacagtcacaaatcgtcataaatcggtaagcttagggaccgatcgttatttacggcaggggggggaatgggtgttttggcaaaaatatcgacaaaaattttggccgctcaaaattttcgcgttcccccttgttttcccaattttctccatttaaaatttaacaatcccccctcctggttcaactaaaaatttcaggttcccccctcaagaccacaaaaaaattttgtgttcccccctaaatttacccattcccccccccctgccataaataacgatcgctcccttaggtggcctaggctgctgccttgcgacttttagcgcctgtaggtggcctggaaagtttaagcttacctagGCTCTTGGGCCTTCTACTTCTCTTGGATATCATGGTTCAACGTGACTGATAAAGCTTCATTTTAATCATCTTTAATTACGATAGAATATAAAAGGGGAAGTTCCTAGTCTTCAagaaaggctaagcttagccttgcattatgatgtgcatgcatgccatgcagatggtggctctgaatttaggtgttatggattaaaggcacactcgtcgttttataaattaaaaaggaacttcctgtttattctatcaattgtgcagttctatacttcagaatcaaggaaagtacgtggaaaatctgccagtgacttcaaaattaattaaataggctGAACTTGCCTATTATTTTTggattttatttattgatttttatatcacaaagaaatttgacttctgattggcctaaattgctcaattgccaaactgatagacaagctggcatcaGTCGAAAGCTCCCGCCATGAGTAATAGTTTTAAGAACCAGTGAAATTAGCAATAAGAGTAGTTCACCATTTTAGATGGCATTTCGTACAGTttgtctttttgtccagtcgttccaGGTTCCGGATTCTCAGTATTCACCACCGCGGCCCAGCCGCGTTACAAATTTTTGGTGGCAGCTTGTGTGGATGAACTTTGCTTCTTAGGAGAGTTGACCTTCGTCATCGATGATAGTCCTACGAGTACTGAGAACGTCCGGAACAGCCTGGACATGATTTTCGACATTCCATGGTAAGCTTACCTGTGTGGCTTCGCAGCTCTATTTAGCCTATGGTGTTGTGTGTAATGTGTATACTGTTTTTTTGCCGCTACGGTCCTACGCTACCCATACCATGTCTTCGCTACCAATGCTAGCCTATGGTGATGTTTGTGATGTCAGAACTGAGTCTGAAATGCTTCAAAGCCTTTTTTTGAGCATGTGAGTGCCTGTATTCCTTGATGTAATTATGGCCTAGAAATGCAGCTTCAGAATTGAGTAGTACCAAATGACCAGTCTATCATCTTTAATATGCAATGATGTAATTGCAAGTATTTACAACTGCATA
Above is a genomic segment from Amphiura filiformis chromosome 17, Afil_fr2py, whole genome shotgun sequence containing:
- the LOC140137209 gene encoding cytochrome P450 2G1-like; this encodes MARPERFLDDNGNCLETDEVIPIGIAVFFFLSKKSNLPPGPWTLLPYIGFAPHIVYALYKGEPLHKFLVKLGNKYGQVFSFTALGMPVVVLNENQAIREAYQDTKLSDRGENKMQAKVFSRSFNKWEDMGPYRIFALACFRQFGIGTSRFEEPISKESSYLIKELTNLKGKAVDLTWHFNNAVSNVICKVVFGTRFELSDERIHQLTSLLNRLNTLIGTGGLEIFIPINIPSKAKQEMNRVVDELLAFITSIIESHRKNFDTDNLNDVIDLWLNEIRLHKSDDPNSFRNPDNMPGQILLLFLAGTDTTSNTLRWGSQYLVRYPEVQYRIHREIDRVVGRNRLPKLDDKLNLPYTQAVIAEIHRIISLLPLSAFHVAGDTTTFRGYTIQKNSVVISNMYAVMHSPEIWGDPEEFRPERFLDEEGNFRETDELIPFGVGRRICLGEALARQELFIFFTHVLHQFKFEKTSEDAPMPTLEPIEGVVTHPEKYKLRVIKRDE